A genomic window from Zalophus californianus isolate mZalCal1 chromosome 13, mZalCal1.pri.v2, whole genome shotgun sequence includes:
- the LOC113934992 gene encoding cell division control protein 42 homolog has product MQTIKCVVVGDGAVGKTCLLISYTTNKFPSEYVPTVFDNYAVTVMIGGEPYTLGLFDTAGQEDYDRLRPLSYPQTDVFLVCFSVVSPSSFENVKEKWVPEITHHCPKTPFLLVGTQTDLRDDPSTIEKLAKNKPKPITPETAEKLACDLKAVKYVECSALIQKGLKNVFDEAILAALEPPEPKKSRRCVLL; this is encoded by the coding sequence ATGCAGACAATTAAGTGTGTTGTTGTGGGTGATGGTGCCGTTGGTAAAACGTGTCTTCTGATATCCTACACAACAAACAAATTTCCATCTGAGTATGTACCCACTGTTTTTGACAACTATGCAGTCACAGTTATGATTGGTGGAGAGCCATATACTCTTGGACTTTTTGATACTGCTGGGCAAGAGGATTATGACAGATTACGACCGCTGAGTTATCCACAAACAGATGTATTTCTAGTCTGTTTTTCAGTGGTCTCTCCATCCTCATttgaaaatgtgaaggaaaagtgGGTGCCTGAAATAACTCACCATTGTCCAAAGACTCCTTTCTTGCTTGTTGGGACCCAAACTGATCTCCGAGATGACCCCTCTACGATTGAGAAACTTGCCAAGAACAAACCGAAGCCTATCACTCCAGAGACTGCTGAAAAGCTGGCCTGTGACCTGAAGGCGGTCAAGTATGTGGAGTGTTCTGCACTCATACAGAAAGGCCTAAAGAATGTATTTGACGAAGCAATACTGGCTGCCCTGGAGCCTCCCGAACCGAAGAAGAGCCGCAGGTgtgtgctgctatga